A single genomic interval of Arthrobacter sp. NicSoilB8 harbors:
- a CDS encoding phosphatase PAP2 family protein, with the protein MSFRQERTSNSPSLGYTEAGGSPAPAGPDGTPGKGTGPVFLLATLACLAALAATYFVFVRTTTGQFIDESALVEAVAMSGTAGKAATKLLDWLPALSVVISTVVVLFVTILRRRWAAAGIALAACVGANVATQILKDLVPVRPYRGVETLELNSLPSGHTTMAASAAAAVFLMVSPRWRPLAGFLGGSFAVATGVSTLINQWHRPADVVAAFLVVGAFMLPAGWLIIRTGPRWNVWDGFGEHWAAARLWLALPVLAGLASAALAGYSLLQTASGAGQDGSTTTYFWAGTALIVVAGYLATVAGIWLFGHAARRRRAPLR; encoded by the coding sequence ATGAGTTTTCGCCAGGAACGCACCAGCAACAGCCCGTCTTTGGGGTACACGGAGGCGGGGGGCAGCCCTGCCCCGGCAGGCCCGGACGGGACCCCCGGCAAGGGGACGGGCCCGGTCTTCCTGTTAGCCACGCTGGCCTGCCTGGCCGCACTCGCCGCCACGTATTTCGTCTTTGTCCGCACCACCACGGGACAGTTCATCGACGAATCGGCGCTCGTCGAGGCCGTGGCAATGAGCGGCACGGCCGGCAAGGCCGCGACGAAGCTCCTCGACTGGCTGCCCGCCCTGTCCGTGGTGATCTCCACCGTGGTGGTGCTCTTTGTCACCATCCTGCGGCGGCGCTGGGCCGCGGCCGGGATTGCCCTGGCGGCCTGCGTGGGCGCCAACGTGGCCACCCAGATCCTCAAGGACCTCGTGCCCGTCCGGCCGTACCGCGGGGTGGAGACGCTGGAGCTGAACTCGCTGCCGTCCGGCCACACCACCATGGCCGCCTCGGCCGCGGCCGCCGTGTTCCTTATGGTCTCGCCGCGCTGGCGGCCGCTGGCCGGATTCCTGGGCGGCAGCTTCGCCGTCGCCACCGGGGTGTCCACCCTCATCAACCAGTGGCACCGTCCGGCCGACGTCGTCGCGGCGTTCCTCGTGGTGGGGGCGTTCATGCTCCCTGCCGGCTGGCTGATTATCCGCACCGGCCCGCGCTGGAACGTCTGGGACGGTTTCGGGGAGCACTGGGCGGCGGCACGGCTGTGGCTCGCGCTGCCGGTCCTGGCGGGGCTCGCCTCCGCCGCGCTGGCCGGGTACTCGCTGCTGCAGACCGCTTCCGGCGCCGGACAGGACGGCAGCACCACCACGTACTTCTGGGCCGGGACCGCACTGATCGTGGTCGCCGGCTACCTCGCCACCGTGGCCGGCATCTGGCTGTTCGGGCATGCAGCCCGACGGCGGCGCGCACCCCTCCGCTGA
- a CDS encoding PhoX family phosphatase produces the protein MSVSSGRKFSLLPMLGHTKGKRSPVTCALKCDNACSGEVCNTSTNSYFRDIASATMSRRAALGFGAAGALAVVLGNAVTSAGTAVADGGPGLAAAAKDGFGASKLKFSAIAPVGAAVDALTVPAGFTWQPVIRWGDPLFNDSPAFDVDRQSATAQARQFGYNNDYTDILPIEGSKDRRAVLFTNHEYTNESIMLPAGFDAAETRAIGRAAHGLSVVELERANKNKPWSYVRGAGLNRRFLTDTTYELDGPAAGSALLKTAADPSGRAVKGTLGNCSGGTTPWGTILSGEENFNGYFAAPGTSDADKRYGLTSKPTARQWELDDPRFDTRNPGYENEANRFGWIVEVDPFDPTSTPRKHSAMGRFKHEGANVIVAKSGHVVAYMGDDERFDYLYKFVSAGKYVEGDRKHNLGLLSEGDLYVARFTGNSPAAGFDGSGAVPADGAFDGSGEWLPLVVGGASKVPGMSVEEVLVHTRLAADKVGPTKMDRCEDVQPSLHTGKVYVVCTNNADRGKPGKEGATEVNPRTLNRDGHIVEITETGDQTSTTFGWNLLMVCGDPAKNSAAYFAGFPASQVSPISCPDNVAFDSVGNLWISTDGAPSSIGYADGLFKVTLDGAERGRVEQFLAVPRDAETCGPVIHDDERTVFVAVQHPGEEGTFAEQHSYFPDYVAAGATPKPGQARAPRPSVVQVFRTDA, from the coding sequence ATGTCTGTTTCTTCCGGACGCAAATTTTCCCTGCTCCCCATGCTCGGCCACACCAAAGGCAAGAGAAGCCCCGTCACCTGCGCGCTGAAGTGCGACAACGCCTGCTCGGGCGAGGTCTGCAACACCAGCACCAACAGCTACTTCCGTGACATCGCCTCCGCCACGATGTCCCGCCGCGCCGCCCTGGGCTTCGGCGCCGCCGGCGCGCTCGCCGTCGTTCTTGGCAACGCGGTGACCTCTGCCGGCACGGCAGTGGCCGACGGCGGCCCGGGCCTCGCCGCCGCCGCGAAGGACGGCTTCGGGGCCTCGAAGCTGAAGTTCAGCGCCATCGCTCCAGTGGGCGCCGCCGTCGACGCCCTGACGGTCCCCGCCGGGTTCACCTGGCAGCCGGTCATCCGCTGGGGCGACCCGCTCTTCAACGACTCCCCGGCGTTCGACGTCGACCGGCAGAGCGCCACGGCCCAGGCCCGCCAGTTCGGCTACAACAACGACTACACGGACATCTTGCCGATCGAGGGGTCCAAGGACCGCCGCGCCGTGCTCTTCACCAACCACGAATACACCAACGAGAGCATCATGCTGCCGGCCGGGTTCGACGCCGCCGAGACCCGCGCGATCGGCCGGGCCGCCCACGGGCTCAGCGTGGTCGAGCTGGAGCGGGCGAACAAGAACAAGCCCTGGAGCTACGTCCGGGGCGCCGGGCTGAACCGCCGCTTCCTGACCGACACCACCTACGAGCTCGACGGCCCCGCCGCCGGGTCCGCCCTCCTGAAGACCGCCGCCGATCCCTCCGGCCGGGCCGTCAAGGGCACCCTGGGCAACTGCTCCGGCGGCACCACCCCGTGGGGCACCATCCTCTCCGGCGAGGAGAATTTCAACGGCTACTTCGCCGCGCCCGGGACCTCCGACGCTGACAAACGCTACGGCCTGACAAGCAAGCCCACCGCGCGGCAGTGGGAACTGGACGACCCGCGCTTCGACACCCGCAACCCCGGCTACGAGAACGAGGCCAACCGCTTCGGCTGGATCGTGGAGGTCGACCCGTTCGATCCCACCTCCACGCCCCGCAAGCACTCCGCGATGGGCCGCTTCAAGCACGAGGGCGCCAACGTGATCGTCGCGAAGTCCGGCCACGTGGTGGCCTACATGGGCGACGACGAGCGCTTCGACTACCTGTACAAGTTCGTCTCGGCCGGCAAATACGTGGAGGGCGACCGCAAGCACAACCTGGGGCTGCTCTCCGAGGGCGACCTCTACGTCGCCAGGTTCACCGGCAACTCCCCGGCGGCCGGGTTCGACGGCTCGGGCGCTGTCCCGGCCGACGGTGCCTTCGATGGTTCCGGCGAATGGCTGCCGCTCGTGGTGGGCGGCGCGTCCAAGGTGCCCGGGATGTCCGTGGAAGAGGTGCTGGTCCACACCCGCCTGGCCGCCGACAAGGTGGGCCCCACCAAGATGGACCGCTGCGAGGACGTCCAGCCCAGCCTGCACACCGGCAAGGTCTATGTTGTCTGCACCAACAACGCGGACCGCGGCAAGCCCGGCAAGGAAGGGGCCACCGAGGTCAACCCCCGCACCCTCAACCGCGACGGCCACATCGTCGAAATCACCGAGACCGGGGATCAGACGTCCACCACGTTCGGCTGGAACCTCCTGATGGTCTGCGGTGATCCGGCCAAGAACTCCGCCGCCTACTTCGCCGGGTTCCCGGCCAGCCAGGTCTCGCCCATCTCCTGCCCGGACAACGTGGCGTTCGACTCGGTGGGCAACCTGTGGATCTCCACCGACGGCGCGCCCTCGAGCATCGGCTACGCCGACGGGCTCTTCAAGGTGACCCTGGACGGCGCCGAGCGCGGCAGGGTGGAGCAGTTCCTCGCCGTCCCGCGCGACGCCGAGACCTGCGGCCCGGTCATCCACGACGACGAACGGACCGTCTTCGTGGCCGTGCAGCACCCGGGGGAGGAAGGCACGTTCGCCGAGCAGCACTCCTACTTCCCGGACTACGTCGCCGCCGGAGCGACGCCGAAGCCCGGCCAGGCGCGCGCCCCGCGCCCGTCCGTGGTCCAGGTGTTCCGCACCGACGCCTAG
- a CDS encoding class E sortase, giving the protein MTNVLNRRATVARETHRTRRRRTLLAVQVAGELLITLGVIAVLFVAWQLWWTNVEADAAQGAAVKQFVQQHQAPAATAPAAPAPGSGGGSAAGAAGGAGAVPVGKAPGHGQAIGVIYVPRFGADYSRPIIEGTSQDVLDTLGLGRYSGTAMPGAVGNFAVAGHRQTHGAVLDNIHTLVPGDKIYVQTADGFYIYVFRNQEIVLPDRLDVLARVPTQPGAEPQQRILTMTSCNPRFGAQERIIAYSVFDSWQPLSAGPPAPIAKQIAALQGKG; this is encoded by the coding sequence ATGACGAACGTACTGAACCGCCGCGCCACGGTTGCGCGGGAAACTCACCGCACCCGCCGGCGTCGAACCCTGCTGGCTGTCCAAGTGGCGGGCGAACTGCTGATCACTCTCGGCGTGATTGCCGTGCTCTTCGTCGCCTGGCAATTGTGGTGGACCAACGTCGAAGCCGACGCGGCCCAGGGGGCTGCCGTGAAGCAGTTCGTGCAGCAGCACCAGGCACCCGCAGCGACTGCCCCGGCCGCGCCGGCACCCGGGTCCGGCGGCGGATCCGCCGCGGGAGCCGCCGGGGGAGCCGGCGCCGTGCCGGTGGGCAAGGCGCCGGGCCACGGACAGGCGATCGGGGTCATCTACGTTCCCCGGTTCGGCGCCGACTACAGCCGGCCGATCATCGAGGGCACCAGCCAGGACGTCCTGGACACGCTCGGCCTGGGCCGCTACTCGGGGACGGCCATGCCCGGGGCCGTGGGGAACTTCGCGGTCGCCGGCCACCGCCAGACGCACGGCGCGGTGCTCGACAACATCCACACCCTGGTGCCGGGGGACAAGATCTATGTCCAGACCGCCGACGGGTTCTACATCTACGTCTTCCGGAACCAGGAGATCGTCCTGCCGGACCGGTTGGATGTCCTGGCGCGGGTGCCGACCCAACCCGGCGCAGAGCCGCAGCAACGGATCCTGACCATGACAAGCTGCAACCCGCGTTTCGGCGCCCAGGAGCGCATCATCGCGTACTCCGTTTTCGATTCATGGCAGCCGCTCAGCGCCGGGCCGCCGGCGCCGATCGCGAAGCAGATCGCCGCACTGCAGGGGAAGGGCTAG
- the argS gene encoding arginine--tRNA ligase, with the protein MNNPAELVVPKVQAAIATAFGEEFRQADPVVRPSQFADIQINAAMALAKKAGLPPREAAAKIVEALDLDGICTGVEISGPGFINLSFDGTWIEELLNAESAQAASPATAVTPAAKPQRVVVDYSSPNVAKEMHVGHLRTTVVGDSLVKVLEALGDTVIRQNHIGDWGTPFGMLIEHWLEIGEDSPEAALLVDDPSAFYQAARAKFDSSATDADGFATRARLRVVALQGGDEETFAVWQRLVAQSKRYFNAIYSMLGISLTDDHIAGESSYDAHLAQLCQELEERGLARISDGALCTFPEGFSGRDGQPLPLIIRKSDGGYGYGTTDLATIRYRVRELEANRVLYVVGAPQNVHLRMVMATARDAGWLPDTVEAVHVQIGNVLGEDGKILKSRSGAPVKLMALLEEAVDRARAVIDASRPELSDEERAVTARQVGIGAVKYADLSTGHDTEYVFDFDRMLALSGNTGPYVQYAAARIRSILRKAGVLELFTDGGSLDGGSPDGGSAASAGTTAAGTAGTPTAAGPATAIAVVEPAERALALHLLEFDTTLNKVRDSLEPHRLCGYLFELAQLFTTFYDQCPVLKAEESVRDSRLALCALVLRRLSGGLELLGIETPENM; encoded by the coding sequence GTGAATAATCCGGCCGAATTGGTTGTCCCCAAAGTCCAGGCTGCAATTGCCACCGCGTTCGGCGAAGAGTTCCGGCAGGCGGACCCGGTGGTCAGGCCCTCCCAGTTCGCCGACATCCAGATCAACGCCGCCATGGCCCTGGCCAAGAAGGCCGGGCTGCCGCCGCGGGAGGCCGCCGCGAAGATCGTCGAGGCCCTGGACCTGGACGGCATCTGCACCGGCGTGGAAATCTCCGGGCCCGGCTTCATCAACCTGAGCTTCGACGGCACGTGGATCGAGGAACTGCTCAACGCGGAGTCGGCCCAGGCGGCGTCCCCGGCCACGGCGGTCACGCCAGCCGCAAAGCCGCAGCGCGTCGTCGTCGACTATTCCTCCCCGAACGTCGCCAAGGAAATGCACGTCGGCCACCTGCGCACCACGGTGGTGGGGGACAGCCTCGTCAAGGTGCTCGAGGCCCTCGGCGACACCGTGATCCGGCAGAACCACATCGGCGACTGGGGCACTCCCTTCGGCATGCTGATCGAACACTGGCTGGAGATCGGCGAGGACTCCCCGGAAGCCGCGCTGCTGGTCGATGACCCCAGCGCCTTCTACCAGGCCGCCCGGGCCAAGTTCGATTCCTCCGCCACCGACGCGGACGGCTTCGCCACCCGGGCCCGGCTCCGCGTCGTGGCCCTGCAGGGCGGCGACGAGGAGACGTTCGCCGTCTGGCAGCGGCTGGTTGCCCAGTCCAAGCGCTACTTCAATGCCATCTACTCCATGCTGGGCATCAGCCTCACCGACGACCACATCGCTGGCGAAAGCTCCTACGACGCGCATCTGGCACAGCTGTGCCAGGAACTGGAAGAACGCGGCCTCGCCCGGATCAGCGACGGCGCCCTGTGCACCTTCCCCGAGGGCTTTTCGGGCCGCGACGGGCAGCCGCTGCCGCTGATCATCCGCAAGTCCGACGGCGGCTACGGCTACGGCACCACGGACCTCGCCACCATCCGCTACCGGGTCCGCGAGCTCGAGGCCAACCGGGTCCTCTACGTTGTGGGCGCCCCGCAGAACGTCCACCTGCGGATGGTCATGGCCACCGCCCGGGACGCCGGCTGGCTTCCTGACACGGTGGAGGCCGTGCACGTGCAGATCGGCAACGTGCTCGGTGAGGACGGGAAGATCCTCAAATCCCGGTCGGGCGCCCCGGTGAAGCTCATGGCCCTGCTCGAGGAGGCCGTGGACCGCGCCCGCGCCGTCATCGACGCGAGCCGGCCCGAGCTCAGCGACGAGGAACGCGCCGTGACCGCCCGCCAGGTGGGCATCGGCGCCGTCAAGTACGCTGACCTCTCCACCGGCCACGACACCGAGTACGTCTTCGACTTCGACCGCATGCTCGCCCTCAGCGGCAACACAGGGCCCTACGTGCAGTACGCCGCCGCCAGGATCCGCTCCATCCTGCGCAAGGCCGGAGTGCTGGAACTGTTCACCGACGGCGGTTCGCTCGACGGCGGTTCGCCGGATGGCGGTTCGGCCGCCTCCGCCGGTACAACGGCCGCCGGAACTGCCGGAACCCCGACGGCTGCCGGGCCCGCGACGGCGATTGCCGTCGTCGAACCGGCGGAACGCGCGCTGGCCCTGCACCTGCTGGAGTTCGACACCACACTGAACAAGGTGCGGGATTCGCTCGAACCGCACCGGCTCTGCGGCTACCTCTTCGAGCTCGCCCAGCTGTTCACGACCTTCTACGACCAGTGCCCGGTGCTCAAGGCCGAGGAATCCGTCCGGGATTCGCGGCTGGCCCTGTGCGCGCTGGTCCTGCGCCGACTGTCCGGCGGCCTGGAGCTCCTGGGCATCGAGACGCCGGAGAACATGTGA
- a CDS encoding o-succinylbenzoate synthase gives MRVKFRGILQREALLLDGPLGWGEFCPFPEYGDQEASRWLAAAIEAGWQGFPEPLRTSIPVNATVPAVAADRVPEILARFGRVDAVKIKVAEPGQSLDDDAARVAAVREALPDAAIRVDANGGWDVPAAVGALTRLAAVGLEYAEQPVPDIAGLAEVRRRLRAAGVPVLIAADESVRKEDDPLKVARAGAADLIVVKVAPLGGVRRALDIVAQAGLPAVVSSALDTSVGIRAGLALAAALPELPYACGLGTVSLLAADVTRDPLVPDDGTIRVREVAADPGLLAEYAAAPERRDWWLDRLRRVHAVLSASR, from the coding sequence ATGCGGGTGAAGTTCCGCGGAATCCTCCAGCGCGAGGCCCTGCTGCTGGACGGCCCGCTGGGCTGGGGCGAGTTCTGCCCCTTCCCGGAGTACGGCGACCAGGAAGCATCCCGCTGGCTCGCCGCCGCGATCGAGGCCGGCTGGCAGGGCTTTCCCGAGCCGCTGCGGACCAGCATCCCGGTCAACGCCACGGTCCCCGCCGTCGCCGCGGACCGGGTCCCGGAGATCCTGGCCCGCTTCGGCCGGGTGGACGCCGTCAAAATCAAGGTGGCCGAGCCCGGACAGAGCCTCGACGACGACGCCGCCCGGGTGGCCGCGGTCCGCGAGGCACTCCCGGACGCCGCAATCCGGGTGGACGCGAACGGCGGCTGGGACGTCCCGGCCGCCGTCGGGGCACTGACCCGGCTCGCCGCCGTCGGGCTGGAATACGCCGAACAGCCCGTGCCGGACATTGCCGGGCTCGCCGAGGTCCGCCGCCGGCTGCGGGCCGCCGGGGTTCCGGTGCTGATCGCCGCGGACGAAAGCGTGCGCAAGGAGGACGATCCCCTCAAGGTGGCCCGCGCCGGCGCGGCGGACCTGATCGTCGTGAAGGTGGCACCGCTCGGGGGAGTGCGGCGGGCCCTGGACATCGTGGCGCAAGCCGGGCTTCCCGCCGTCGTCAGCTCGGCCCTGGACACCTCCGTGGGAATCCGGGCAGGACTGGCGCTCGCCGCCGCCCTGCCCGAACTGCCGTATGCCTGCGGGCTGGGGACCGTGTCCCTGCTCGCCGCCGACGTCACCCGGGACCCGCTGGTGCCCGACGACGGCACCATCCGGGTCCGCGAGGTCGCCGCCGATCCGGGGCTGCTGGCCGAATACGCGGCCGCCCCGGAGCGCCGCGACTGGTGGCTGGACCGCCTGCGCCGGGTCCACGCGGTGCTGTCGGCCAGCCGGTGA
- the menD gene encoding 2-succinyl-5-enolpyruvyl-6-hydroxy-3-cyclohexene-1-carboxylic-acid synthase has translation MSPADSANGSSTGGSLLAVEAARIAVDTLLDAGVRHVVVSPGSRSAPMAYALAEAEAAGRVELLVRIDERSAGFTALGLALSTGAPAAVLTTSGTAVGNLLPAVMEANHAAVPLVVLSADRPEELRGTGANQTTVQLDLFGEHVRFAVDVPAGSDPRRAVETALSAATGAFEDSPPGPVQLNLAFRDPLVPAAGDSLPAAGRGIYRAARNPLALDFPAASAALPERRTVVLAGHDAGPVAEAFARAHGLPLLAEPSSNARFGPNAVGPYRLLIEHFGADSAQPIERAVLFGRATLSRPVSELLARADVPSALYQPVPVAWYEPGRRTELPLETLTDLAEFAGRGSAAWLDAWLLAGAAAQHAVDLVLAASPAATGPSVGAAVWKHARGQLVLGSSNGIRDVDLAGAPPSEPHATMFANRGLAGIDGTTSTATGIALGGRQETTVLMGDVTFLHDAGGLLLGAGEAEPELRIVVLNDAGGAIFGLLEHGAVATAGRYGNAVERLFATPQRVDLAALAAAYGVAHHRVGTTAELAEALARPLEGRSIIEVSTDRHRLGELHRAIRAAVATAVQGLPQTYWPRPSKT, from the coding sequence GTGAGCCCGGCGGATTCCGCTAACGGGTCGTCGACTGGCGGCAGCCTGTTGGCGGTGGAGGCGGCGCGCATCGCCGTCGACACGTTGCTCGACGCCGGGGTGCGCCACGTGGTGGTGTCCCCGGGGTCGCGCTCCGCGCCCATGGCCTACGCCCTGGCCGAGGCCGAAGCGGCCGGCCGGGTGGAGCTGCTGGTCCGGATCGACGAGCGCTCGGCGGGCTTCACGGCCCTCGGCCTGGCCCTGTCCACCGGTGCCCCGGCCGCCGTCCTCACCACGTCCGGGACCGCCGTCGGAAACCTTTTGCCGGCCGTGATGGAGGCCAACCACGCCGCGGTGCCGCTCGTGGTCCTCTCCGCCGACCGGCCGGAGGAACTCCGCGGAACCGGCGCCAACCAGACCACCGTGCAGCTGGACCTGTTCGGCGAGCACGTCCGCTTCGCCGTCGACGTGCCGGCCGGCAGCGATCCGCGGCGCGCGGTGGAAACCGCCCTCAGCGCCGCCACCGGAGCCTTCGAGGACTCGCCTCCGGGGCCTGTCCAGCTCAACCTGGCCTTCCGCGACCCGCTGGTCCCGGCCGCGGGCGACAGCCTGCCCGCCGCCGGACGCGGCATTTACCGGGCCGCGCGGAACCCCCTCGCGCTGGACTTCCCGGCCGCATCGGCGGCACTGCCGGAGCGGCGCACCGTGGTCCTGGCGGGGCACGACGCCGGGCCGGTCGCCGAGGCATTCGCCCGCGCTCACGGCCTGCCGCTGCTGGCCGAACCGTCGTCGAACGCCCGGTTCGGGCCCAACGCCGTGGGACCTTACCGGCTGCTCATTGAGCACTTCGGCGCGGACTCGGCCCAGCCGATCGAGCGGGCGGTCCTGTTCGGCCGGGCCACACTGTCCCGCCCCGTGAGCGAGCTGCTGGCCCGGGCCGACGTCCCCTCCGCCCTGTACCAGCCCGTCCCGGTGGCCTGGTACGAACCCGGCCGCCGCACCGAACTGCCGCTGGAGACGCTGACAGACCTGGCGGAGTTCGCCGGCCGCGGATCCGCCGCGTGGCTCGATGCCTGGTTGCTGGCCGGCGCCGCCGCGCAGCACGCCGTGGACCTGGTCCTCGCCGCGTCGCCTGCCGCAACCGGCCCGTCCGTCGGCGCCGCGGTCTGGAAGCACGCCCGCGGACAGCTGGTGCTCGGCTCCTCGAACGGGATCCGCGACGTCGATCTCGCCGGGGCGCCGCCGTCAGAACCGCACGCGACCATGTTCGCCAACCGGGGCCTCGCCGGGATCGACGGCACCACGTCCACCGCCACGGGCATCGCGCTCGGCGGACGGCAGGAAACCACGGTCCTGATGGGCGACGTCACGTTCCTGCACGACGCCGGCGGCCTCCTGCTCGGCGCCGGGGAGGCCGAGCCCGAGCTGCGGATCGTGGTGCTCAACGACGCCGGCGGTGCCATCTTCGGGCTCCTGGAGCACGGCGCGGTGGCCACGGCGGGACGCTACGGCAACGCCGTCGAACGCCTCTTCGCCACCCCGCAGCGGGTGGACCTCGCCGCGCTGGCCGCGGCCTACGGCGTGGCGCACCACCGGGTGGGCACGACGGCGGAACTCGCCGAGGCGCTGGCCCGCCCCTTGGAGGGCCGCAGCATCATCGAAGTCAGCACGGACCGGCACCGGCTCGGGGAACTGCACCGCGCCATCCGGGCCGCGGTGGCCACGGCCGTGCAAGGCCTCCCGCAGACGTACTGGCCACGGCCCTCGAAGACGTAG
- a CDS encoding MFS transporter codes for MTTTQTAPFSLSSIAVPAFGPALLFSIGEGAILPVVALSARDLGASVAVAALVVTLIGLGSWFFNLPASLITLKFGERWAIVGAAAASAAALAAAALAPLVPEGLWLLAAAMVVVGMAASVFSLARQKYLTEAVPVILRARALSTLGGVNRIGIFIGPFIGAAVMQFAGITGAYWVGVVAMAAAAVLSVTIPDLVAAPAADDGGPVRQATLRSVAVSHAGVFLTVGMGVLLLSALRASRQVVIPLWAEHLGMDATQASLIYGLSGAIDMLVFYPAGKLMDRKGRQWVAIPSTLIMGTAMLLIPLSSGFAGLLLAALLIGFGNGISSGLNMTLGADFSPNNGRGQFLGIWRFMADAGATGGPVLLSGVTAVASLGAGVAATGVIGFAAAAVFAVTIPRLKHRRNY; via the coding sequence ATGACCACCACACAGACCGCACCCTTCAGCCTGAGCAGCATCGCCGTCCCCGCCTTCGGCCCGGCCCTGCTGTTTAGCATCGGCGAGGGCGCCATCCTGCCCGTGGTGGCACTGTCCGCCCGCGACCTCGGCGCCTCCGTGGCCGTCGCCGCGCTGGTGGTCACCCTGATCGGACTTGGCTCCTGGTTCTTTAACCTGCCCGCCTCGCTCATCACACTGAAGTTCGGCGAACGCTGGGCCATCGTCGGGGCAGCGGCGGCCAGCGCCGCCGCCCTCGCCGCCGCGGCACTGGCACCGCTGGTGCCCGAGGGCCTCTGGCTGCTCGCGGCGGCCATGGTCGTCGTCGGGATGGCCGCGAGTGTCTTCAGCCTGGCCCGGCAGAAGTACCTGACCGAGGCCGTGCCGGTGATCCTCCGGGCACGGGCCCTGTCCACGCTCGGCGGCGTCAACCGGATCGGCATCTTCATCGGCCCCTTCATCGGCGCCGCCGTCATGCAGTTCGCCGGCATCACTGGCGCTTACTGGGTGGGCGTCGTGGCCATGGCAGCTGCCGCCGTGCTGTCGGTGACCATCCCGGACCTCGTGGCCGCGCCGGCGGCGGACGACGGCGGCCCCGTCCGGCAGGCGACGCTGCGCAGCGTGGCCGTGTCCCACGCGGGCGTCTTCCTGACGGTCGGCATGGGTGTGCTGCTGCTCAGCGCGCTGCGCGCGTCCCGGCAGGTGGTGATCCCGCTCTGGGCCGAGCACCTCGGGATGGACGCGACGCAGGCGTCCCTGATCTACGGGCTGTCCGGCGCCATCGACATGCTCGTGTTTTATCCGGCCGGCAAGCTCATGGACCGCAAGGGCCGGCAATGGGTGGCCATTCCCTCGACCCTCATCATGGGCACGGCCATGCTGCTGATCCCGCTCAGCAGCGGCTTCGCGGGCCTGCTGCTCGCCGCGCTCCTGATCGGGTTCGGCAACGGCATCAGCTCGGGCCTGAACATGACGCTGGGGGCCGATTTCTCACCCAACAACGGCCGCGGCCAGTTCCTGGGCATCTGGCGGTTCATGGCCGACGCCGGGGCCACCGGCGGCCCGGTGCTGCTCTCCGGCGTCACCGCCGTCGCCTCGCTCGGGGCAGGCGTGGCTGCCACCGGCGTGATTGGCTTCGCCGCCGCCGCGGTCTTCGCCGTCACCATTCCCCGGCTCAAGCACCGCCGGAACTACTGA
- a CDS encoding MarR family transcriptional regulator produces the protein MTTSVPRQVDAPATARPAEGQTVAQKDGLLRIVQGLRRVDTGTYALRIRLAEKLGIGTIDINAMAFVGEVDGLTPKDLGKALNITTGSVTAMVDRLESKGFMVRKPNPTDRRSVLLHLSPEGTDAMQWANDHFAAAAAALLQKSSEDSIAQIAEFLEGIGQRLMAAASDPDEAES, from the coding sequence ATGACCACCTCGGTACCCCGGCAAGTTGACGCGCCGGCCACGGCACGGCCTGCGGAGGGCCAGACGGTGGCCCAGAAGGACGGGCTGCTCCGGATCGTGCAGGGCCTGCGCCGGGTGGACACGGGCACCTATGCTCTCCGCATCCGGCTGGCCGAGAAGCTGGGGATCGGGACGATCGACATCAACGCGATGGCCTTCGTGGGCGAGGTGGACGGCCTCACGCCCAAGGACCTCGGCAAGGCACTGAACATCACCACCGGCTCGGTCACCGCCATGGTGGACCGGCTGGAATCCAAGGGCTTCATGGTGCGCAAGCCCAACCCCACGGACCGGCGCAGCGTGCTCCTGCACCTGAGCCCGGAGGGGACCGACGCGATGCAGTGGGCCAACGACCACTTCGCCGCAGCCGCCGCGGCCCTCCTCCAGAAGTCCTCCGAGGACAGCATTGCCCAGATCGCCGAATTCCTGGAAGGCATCGGCCAGCGGCTGATGGCTGCCGCCAGCGACCCGGACGAGGCGGAGAGCTAG